In Massilia violaceinigra, one DNA window encodes the following:
- a CDS encoding magnesium chelatase subunit D family protein — protein MKITNFPFSAIVGQPQLQRALMLCAVDPGMGGVLIRGDKGTAKSTAARALADVLPQIDTVAGCAYNCSAGAVSEHCEACATGTPRLGPVPFVTLPLGATEDRVIGSVDLARALQGGQRVFQPGLLAAAHRGVLYIDEVNLLADHLVDVLLDVAAMGVNSVQREGLSIRHPARFTLVGTMNLEEGDLRPQLLDRFALMVEVAAPRDKKVRSEVVRRRIAFEADPAGFSAAWDDQQQALHRQLVEAQRLLPQVTLDDAMLDLISHLCCEFEVASLRADIVMHKASRALAALDGRLQVTPADLRSAAELVLPHRRRRKPFEQPGLDHDRLDELMREAAPPPPAQDDAGEAEDGEQTPSGEQGEEQVFAAAASASAPRIVVESTAGHSSAGRRSEAMGAARGRVVRAVPDEKPTSIAIGATLLSAATREPGHVQVTRADLHQQIRVGKSANLILFVVDASGSMAAQRRMEAVKGAVLALLTDAYQRRDTVAVISFRGQSAHLLLAPTGSVDRAEQGLSELPTGGRTPLPHALHLALETLEKSAHRAPALMVLLTDGKANVPLAADGDPWRESLDLAGKLAERGVPALVLDTESGYLRLGRAAQLAQTLGAECLTLEQLSTDNLALTIRARLAPT, from the coding sequence ATGAAGATCACGAATTTTCCGTTCTCGGCCATCGTCGGCCAGCCCCAGTTGCAGCGTGCGCTGATGCTGTGCGCGGTCGATCCCGGCATGGGCGGTGTGCTGATCCGCGGCGACAAGGGCACCGCCAAGAGCACGGCGGCGCGCGCGTTGGCCGACGTGCTGCCGCAGATCGACACCGTGGCCGGCTGCGCCTACAACTGCAGCGCCGGTGCGGTTTCGGAACACTGCGAGGCTTGCGCCACCGGTACGCCACGCCTGGGGCCCGTGCCCTTTGTGACCCTGCCTCTGGGCGCGACCGAAGACCGGGTGATCGGCAGCGTCGACCTGGCCCGCGCGTTGCAGGGCGGTCAGCGCGTTTTCCAGCCAGGCCTGCTGGCGGCAGCGCACAGGGGCGTGCTGTATATCGATGAAGTCAACCTGCTGGCCGATCACCTGGTCGACGTGCTGCTCGACGTGGCGGCCATGGGCGTCAATTCTGTTCAGCGCGAAGGGCTGTCGATCCGCCACCCGGCGCGTTTCACGCTCGTTGGCACGATGAATCTGGAAGAGGGCGACCTGCGCCCGCAACTGCTGGACCGCTTCGCCCTGATGGTCGAAGTGGCGGCGCCGCGCGACAAGAAGGTGCGCTCGGAAGTGGTACGCCGGCGGATCGCCTTCGAGGCCGATCCGGCCGGTTTCAGCGCAGCGTGGGACGACCAGCAGCAGGCATTGCACCGCCAGCTTGTTGAAGCCCAGCGCCTGCTGCCGCAAGTGACGCTGGATGACGCCATGCTGGACCTGATCAGCCATTTGTGCTGCGAGTTCGAGGTGGCCAGCCTTCGTGCGGACATCGTCATGCACAAAGCATCGCGCGCACTGGCGGCGCTCGACGGACGGTTGCAGGTCACGCCGGCCGACCTGCGCAGCGCGGCCGAACTGGTGCTGCCGCACCGGCGCCGCCGCAAGCCGTTCGAGCAGCCCGGCCTCGATCATGATCGCCTCGATGAACTGATGCGCGAGGCGGCCCCTCCGCCACCGGCGCAGGACGACGCCGGCGAAGCGGAAGATGGCGAGCAAACGCCGTCCGGCGAGCAGGGCGAGGAACAGGTGTTCGCGGCCGCCGCCAGCGCTAGCGCGCCGCGCATCGTGGTCGAATCGACAGCGGGCCACAGCAGCGCGGGCCGCCGCAGCGAGGCGATGGGCGCCGCGCGCGGACGCGTGGTGCGCGCCGTGCCCGACGAAAAGCCGACCAGCATCGCCATCGGCGCGACCTTGCTCAGCGCCGCGACGCGCGAGCCGGGCCACGTACAGGTCACGCGGGCCGACCTGCACCAGCAGATCCGGGTCGGTAAAAGCGCGAACCTGATCCTCTTCGTGGTCGACGCCTCTGGCTCAATGGCCGCGCAGCGCCGCATGGAAGCGGTCAAGGGCGCCGTGCTGGCGTTGCTGACGGACGCCTACCAGCGGCGCGATACGGTGGCCGTGATCTCCTTCCGCGGCCAGTCGGCACATCTGTTGCTGGCGCCGACGGGCAGCGTGGACCGCGCCGAGCAGGGCCTGTCGGAATTGCCGACCGGCGGGCGCACACCCTTGCCGCATGCCCTGCACCTGGCGCTGGAAACGCTTGAAAAATCGGCGCATCGCGCGCCGGCGCTGATGGTGCTGCTCACCGACGGCAAGGCCAATGTGCCGCTGGCCGCCGATGGCGACCCATGGCGCGAATCGCTCGACCTGGCCGGCAAGCTGGCGGAACGTGGCGTGCCGGCGCTGGTGCTCGATACCGAGAGCGGCTATCTGCGCCTTGGACGGGCTGCGCAACTGGCGCAGACCCTGGGCGCCGAGTGCCTGACCCTCGAGCAGCTATCGACCGACAACCTGGCGCTGACGATTCGTGCGCGCCTGGCACCAACCTGA